A genomic window from Deltaproteobacteria bacterium includes:
- a CDS encoding outer membrane protein assembly factor BamE, translated as MAPLRRGAAATVASFALLLTSACLTVGRPFPTDAVGQLQIGQTTRDEVHRIFGEPWRAGVEDGRRTWTYGHYRYKLFGTTETRDLVVRFDARGVVVSYTFNAAPPLDGAVDR; from the coding sequence ATGGCTCCGCTTCGCAGGGGCGCCGCCGCGACCGTCGCAAGCTTCGCGCTGCTTCTCACCAGCGCGTGTCTCACCGTGGGCCGGCCGTTCCCGACGGACGCCGTCGGCCAGCTCCAGATCGGACAGACCACGCGCGACGAGGTCCATCGGATCTTCGGCGAGCCGTGGCGCGCGGGCGTCGAAGACGGGCGGCGCACCTGGACCTACGGCCACTACCGCTACAAGCTCTTCGGCACCACCGAGACGCGCGACCTCGTGGTCCGGTTCGACGCCCGTGGCGTCGTCGTCTCGTACACCTTCAACGCCGCGCCGCCGCTCGACGGAGCCGTCGACCGCTAG